The proteins below are encoded in one region of bacterium:
- the deoC gene encoding deoxyribose-phosphate aldolase — protein MNNLSPAALAKMIDHSLLHPTLTDAKMAAGCELAKAYGVAAACVKPCFVGQAAGILRDSTVAVCTVVAFPHGNSPVRIKLAEIEEVMACGATEIDLVVNIGKVLGDDWDYLATEIAAARELTAGQRGILKIIFENDYLQDRHIIKLCEICSAHRVDFVKTSTGYGFVKQANGMYAYHGATDRHLRLMRAHCPSTVGIKAAGGIRTLEDLLRVRGLGVTRVGATATTEILTEARRRAMA, from the coding sequence ATGAACAACCTCTCCCCGGCAGCGTTGGCGAAGATGATCGATCATTCGCTGCTTCATCCCACTTTGACCGATGCCAAAATGGCGGCGGGTTGCGAGCTGGCCAAAGCATATGGCGTTGCGGCCGCGTGCGTGAAGCCTTGTTTCGTTGGGCAGGCTGCCGGCATTTTGCGCGATTCCACCGTGGCGGTTTGCACCGTGGTGGCCTTTCCGCACGGCAACAGTCCGGTGCGCATCAAGCTGGCGGAAATCGAGGAAGTGATGGCGTGCGGGGCGACGGAGATTGATCTGGTGGTCAATATCGGCAAAGTGCTGGGCGATGACTGGGATTATCTCGCAACGGAAATTGCCGCGGCCCGCGAGCTGACGGCCGGACAGCGCGGCATTCTGAAAATCATTTTTGAGAATGATTATCTCCAGGACCGGCACATCATCAAGCTTTGCGAGATTTGTTCTGCGCACCGGGTCGATTTCGTGAAGACGTCGACCGGCTACGGTTTCGTCAAGCAGGCGAACGGCATGTACGCATATCACGGCGCGACTGATCGGCATCTGCGCCTGATGCGGGCGCATTGCCCGTCCACCGTGGGAATCAAAGCTGCGGGCGGTATCAGGACGCTGGAGGATTTGCTGCGCGTGCGCGGCTTGGGTGTCACGCGAGTGGGTGCCACCGCCACGACGGAGATTCTCACCGAAGCCAGGCGCCGCGCCATGGCCTGA